One Aegilops tauschii subsp. strangulata cultivar AL8/78 chromosome 7, Aet v6.0, whole genome shotgun sequence genomic window carries:
- the LOC109746728 gene encoding uncharacterized protein At1g66480 — MGNSIGGRRKGAKVMQLDGTAFRVKPPAYAGAVLRDHPGFQLLESEQVKLLGVRARPLEHDALLRPGRLYFLVALPRPTVPPRRAWSGALHVGARERLESLMLTRRSTSDLTFPTSAGAGTAPPSPMSTASEGGPVQLRMRLPKAQVAKLMGESRDAAEAAAKIMQLCAANGAVTPERSPRFLPTADWGTGGLPQTPERSPRFVPTPDWGGGRFAQTPERSPRFAATPEWGARFMMQTPERGVETAKTPDRWSALPRTPEYASADVKASRKEKRTRFVALPDEIIA, encoded by the exons ATGGGCAACAGCATCGGCGGCCGGCGCAAGGGCGCCAAGGTGATGCAGCTGGACGGCACCGCGTTCAGGGTGAAGCCGCCGGCGTACGCGGGCGCCGTGCTGCGCGACCACCCGGGCTTCCAGCTGCTCGAGTCGGAGCAGGTCAAGCTGctcggcgtccgcgcgcgcccgcTCGAGCACGACGCGCTGCTCCGCCCGGGCCGGCTCTACTTCCTCGTCGCGCTGCCCCGCCCCACCGTGCCCCCGCGCCGCGCCTGGTCCGGCGCGCTCCACGTCGGCGCGCGCGAGAGGCTCGAGTCGCTCATGCTCACGCGCCGCTCCACCTCCGACCTCACCTTCCCGACCTCGGCCGGTGCCGGTACCGCGCCGCCCTCCCCGATGTCTACCGCCTCCGAGGGCGGGCCGGTCCAGCTCAGGATGCGCCTGCCCAAGGCGCAGGTCGCCAAGCTTATGGGCGAGAGCCGGGACGCTGCCGAGGCGGCCGCGAAGATCATGCAGCTCTGCGCCGCCAACGGCGCTGTGACGCCGGAGCGGAGCCCGCGGTTCCTGCCGACGGCGGACTGGGGCACTGGTGGGCTCCCGCAGACGCCAGAGCGGAGCCCGCGGTTCGTGCCGACGCCGGACTGGGGCGGTGGCAGGTTCGCGCAAACCCCAGAGCGGAGTCCCAGGTTCGCCGCAACGCCCGAGTGGGGTGCCAGGTTCATGATGCAGACACCGGAGAGGGGCGTAGAGACGGCGAAGACGCCGGATAGGTGGTCCGCTTTACCCCGCACGCCGGAGTATGCATCAGCGGACGTCAAGGCCAGCCGGAAGGAG AAGCGAACGCGGTTCGTGGCCTTGCCGGATGAGATCATAGCATGA